In the Oscillospiraceae bacterium genome, ACGACGAGCGAAACATGCCGGCTGCTAAGCAAAAAGCGCAGAGAATACTTTGTATATTCCCGAGCATTTTTGCAACGCAGATGGCGTGTTGTAGCCGCCGGAGCGGTGCTCAAGCCGTCAGGCGGGGATTGTGTGGAGCTGTCCAAAGAAAAAATACCAAATTTCGCGCAAAAAAATCGGCTCAGGGCTTGAAAAAGTCCATTGTATCCTGTAAAATAAATACAGGTATGTATTTTGTAATTTATGGAGGAATTTTTATATGATTTCTGCAGGCGAATTCCGCAACGGCGTCACCTTCGAGCAGGACGGCCAGGTCCTTCAGGTCGTTGAGTTCCAGCACGTCAAGCCCGGCAAGGGCGCCGCTTTTGTGCGCACCAAGACCAAGAACGTCATCACCGGCTCTGTCGTTGAGACCAGCTACAACCCCACCGCTAAGTTCCCTCAGGCTTTCATCGAGCGCAAAGAGGTCACCTACTCCTACGAGGATGGCGATCTGTACCACTTCATGGATGTTGAGACCTACGACGACATCCCCGTTGGCGCTGCCGATGTGCCCGACAACTTCAAGTTCTGCAAGGAGAACGATACCTGCAAGCTGCTGAGCTACAAGGGCAAGGTCTTCAGCGTTGAGATCCCCAACTTTGTTGAGCTGGAGGTCACCGCTACCGAGCCGGGTGTCAAGGGAAACACCGCCACCAACACCCTGAAGCCCGCCACCGTCGAGACCGGCGCTGAGATCCGCGTGCCCCTGTTCATCAACGAGGGCGACAAGATCCGCATCGATACCCGCACCGGCGAGTATATGGAGCGCGTGAACTGATTTTGTTCCACAAGCCGGGCCTGGCATACCGCCGCGCCCGGCATTTTTTGAACGGAGGATTTCTGTTATGGCTATGGATTTGAATGCAAAGGCTGCCTACATCCGCGGCCTGATGACCGGTATGGAGTTTGACCCCGCCAGCAAGAACGGCAAGGTCATTGCCGCCATGATGGACCTGCTGGAAGAGATGGCTGCCCAGGTGGTCGAGCATGACAACGCCCTGGACCAGGTCTACGATGAGCTGGAGACCCTGGACCAGGATGTGGACGACATCGTGAGCGACCTGTACGCCGACGATGACGAGGACGACGACGCCGAAGAGGACAGCGACGAGGCCCTGTACGAGGTCACCTGCCCCAACTGCGGCAAAGTCTCCACTGTGGACGAGGAGACCCTGCTGGATCAGACCCAGGAGCTGGTCTGCCCCTACTGCAATGCCTCTTTTGACATTGAGCTGGAAGGCACCGAGGACGAGCAGCCCGAGGATAACGACCAGTAAGTAAAAACGATGCGGCCCGGTGGAAACACCGGGCCTTTTTGGTATGCAAAGGAGGTGGGGCGGATGCTGACGGCGATAAAACTTGTGCTGCCCGCTTTGGTGGCGGCACTGTTTGTGTGGGGCGCGGCGTGGTGCGTGGTGCGCACGCTGCGGCCGCAGATGGCGGATACTGCGGCTGTTGGCGGTGAGCCACCCCGCAGCAGCAAGGCCATGGCGGCGCTGGCCGGGCTGCTGTTTGTGTGCGTACTGCAGCTGGTGTTCTGCCATGCGGCGCAGGCAAACAACCCCGGCGTGGGGCTGGCCCAGGCCATGGAGTGGCAGTTTTACGGCAACACCGACGCGCGGCATTACATCGACCTGGCGCAGTACGGCTACGGCACCGGCGGCGCGTTTGCGGAGCAGGAATTGATGATCGTGTTCTTTCCGCTGTTCCCGGCGCTGCTGCGGGTCGTGCATTTGCTGGTGGGAGGCAGCTATCCGCTGTTGGGGCTGGCCGTGCAGGGGCCGCTGTTTGCCGGGGCGGCGGTATCGCTGTACACCCTGGTCAGCCGCCGCTGGGGCGAGCGCCAGGCGGTGCTGACGCTGGCCCTGCTGATGGCCAGCCCGGCGGCTGTATTTTTTGCCGTGCCGATGACCGAAAGCCTGTTTTTGCTGGTGACTGTGCGCTACGTGCTGGCGTGGGATCGGCGGCAGTGGGGCCGCTGTGCGGTGCTGGGTGTGCTGGCTGGGTTGTGCCGCGCCCCCGGCGGACTGCTGCTGGGGCTGGCGGCGCTGGAACTGGCGGCCGCATGGCGCCTGGGAAAGCGGCCCGCGCTGGCAAGTATCCCGGCTATGCTGGCCCCGGCGGCGGGGCTGGGGCTGTACTTTGGGCTGAACCAGGCTGTGTATGGCCGCTGGAACCAGTACAGCGTGTACCAGTGGGAGCACTGGGGCCAAAAACTGGGCCTGTTTACCGATACCGTGCGCTACCATTTGGACTATATGGCCAGTTGGTGGGAGGATAACCGCAAGGCGGCGGTGGGCATCTGCCTGGCGGCGATACTCTGCATCCTGTTGGCGCTGGGGCTGCTGGCGGCTTCTGTGCGGCGGCTGCCTGCGGCCTGGCTGGGGTTTGGCCTGGCCTACCTGGCCGTGACGATGGGCGCGACCTGGCTGTTGAGCGCCCCGCGGTACGCAGTGGGGCTGTTCTGCCTGCCGGTGGCACTGGCGCTGCTGCTGCAGGACCGCCCCCGGCTGACCTGCGGGGTGCTGGCGGTGCAGGTGATGGTGAGCGTGGTGTATACCTGGCAGTATCTGCACGGCTGGCCGATCTACTGAGCTGTTGCAGGATAAGAAAAGAGCCTGTCTCGGGGAAGGAGACAGGCTCTTTTGTTGTTGGTATGGTGAAAAATTACTTTTTCTGCAGTGCGCCCTGCAGCATGATGTCACCGAAGGACAGGGCGTTGTACAGGCCTACCTTGTTGGCCTGGCGGATGATGCGCTCCGGCAGGGGCTTGGTGTCGTCTGTGGAAAGCAGGACGATGTGGACCTTATCGGCCACGTCGACGCCGTTCTCTTTGATGGTGCTGAGCACCTGCAGGTACACTACGTAGGGATCGCTCATCGAGCCGTAGTAGATATCGTTGCCGCAGCGCACCAGCGGGCGGCCTTTATAGGTCAGTTTCGGGGTATAAGCCATGGCTGAAACCTTCTTTCTTCGTGTTGTCTAATAATACATTATAGCATAGATGCGGTTGTATTACAAATCTAATTTTTCCCGCTCGACTTTTTCCTCGTTGAGGGCGACCTGCTCGGTCAGGATGCGGACTTTGCTGTCCAGCTGGCTGAGGCGGATGGACATGAAGAACTGCTTGGCCAGCAGCAAAAAGATGATGACCACATACACAAAGTTGATGGGGCTCATGAAGCCCAGCAGGTTGGCGGCCCAGTAGGCGATGCCGGGGAAGATGGCCAAAATCAGCAAAGCGGCGCTGAACAGCAGCCAGAAGATCGTATCCTCGATCTGGACTTTTGCCTGGCGCACGCGGCGCAGGATGTACCACGCTGTGACCAGGCTGCCGAAGATCAGGCAGATGCGGATAAGCGTTTGGTCGAACATTTTTACAGGCTCCTTTCGGGATACGGGGTCGCGGTGTCGCGCTTGCGGAACCACTGGATCAGCAAGATGGATATGGACATTTTGACCATATACTGCACGCTGCGCCAGAATGTCAGGTAGCTTTGGCCGGCGGTGCGCTCGCCCATTTCCACCTGCACTTCCTTGACTTTGGCACCGTTTTTGATCAGGTAGCTGATGGTGTCCGGCTCGGGACCGTAGTT is a window encoding:
- a CDS encoding DUF2304 domain-containing protein, whose product is MFDQTLIRICLIFGSLVTAWYILRRVRQAKVQIEDTIFWLLFSAALLILAIFPGIAYWAANLLGFMSPINFVYVVIIFLLLAKQFFMSIRLSQLDSKVRILTEQVALNEEKVEREKLDL
- the efp gene encoding elongation factor P, which produces MISAGEFRNGVTFEQDGQVLQVVEFQHVKPGKGAAFVRTKTKNVITGSVVETSYNPTAKFPQAFIERKEVTYSYEDGDLYHFMDVETYDDIPVGAADVPDNFKFCKENDTCKLLSYKGKVFSVEIPNFVELEVTATEPGVKGNTATNTLKPATVETGAEIRVPLFINEGDKIRIDTRTGEYMERVN
- a CDS encoding zinc-ribbon domain-containing protein encodes the protein MAMDLNAKAAYIRGLMTGMEFDPASKNGKVIAAMMDLLEEMAAQVVEHDNALDQVYDELETLDQDVDDIVSDLYADDDEDDDAEEDSDEALYEVTCPNCGKVSTVDEETLLDQTQELVCPYCNASFDIELEGTEDEQPEDNDQ